Genomic segment of Panicum virgatum strain AP13 chromosome 9N, P.virgatum_v5, whole genome shotgun sequence:
CTGGCCATGACAAGAAACATGTGAACTATTTGGAAGTATTTTTGTACTGCATCATTAATTGCATAACCAAGCAGTAGAAAAACATTGAGCACTCAAAAGAGTCGAGAGTGGTCAGAACAATTAAGTTAAATTGTTACTAATAGGACCAATAAGAAGGAATTGTTCATGCCCCAGTAAAAGGTTCTCACCGCTTGTTTTACTGTGCGTGGAAAACCATCAAGAATAAATCCAGATTCTCCCTTGTCTTCTCCTTTTTTAAGCCTTTTGGACAATAGATTGATAATAATCTCATCAGAAACCAATTTCCCCTGGTTAACAATTTCAGCAAGCTGCAAGAGAAAATCCGATCACATTATTTCCAATTCCAAAGTGAAAAAAGAGGGAATAACCATATAACAACTCACACATGCTTGCAATCAGTGACATGAATTTACCAACATATGGTAAGTAGTCAACGGATAAGCACTAGGGTGAGTATTTACAATCAAGTAGTTAGCATGATTTGAACACAGCAAATTTAGAGTAAAAAGTAGCCACACACTTGCAGCTGAACCGTAACTTTAAGCATTAAGGCAAGTTTGTTTCCTGCAATGTTTTCAAATCgagcgactaatcgcgattaatcgACCTTATCGGTCCAGCGTGCTCGATTAGGGTCCACGACTCGATCAAGAAGCCTGATCGACCGATCGACCGATCGACCGACTAATCGGCGATTAGAGGCGATTAATCGTCCGACTAGGGGTGTTCTCGATCAGGTTTGTGTAACTGGGCTGGATTGCTTGTGCGCTGGTGAGAAAATGAGAGGCCCAAAGCCCACTAGGGTTAGAACTTAAGAGGCAAGACTGGAGAGGCTCCCAGCCAGGCAGTCACCATTTGCTCTATATTCAGTACTAGACATAGAAAACTAGACACTTTCTTGGCCTGAAATATATATGAGAATATATATTAGTACTTCAGGACTTaactcctatatatatatatatcctaaaTGTCCTGGACGACTAGTGGACGACTAGGGTCGATCAGACCCGACTAATCGACCCTAGTCGACGACTAATCACGATTAGTCGTCTGGTCCACCCATTGTTCGATCAGACGATTAGGCGATTTAAAAACATTGGTTTCCTGAATTGCTATTGTCCTCCAATCAGAATGCAAAAAACGAACAACAATGTGTAACGCTAACGCAAATCGCTAATACTATTGCATTACCCACCAGGAAAGCAACTACAAACGCTTAACAGATCTATCTAGACGTGCTATGGTGCGTATGTCATTTGATGTCCCAACACAAAATAAGGGTTCAGACACAGCAACACTATTCAGCTCACGACAGCTCTCGAGCAAATTAATTTACATTTATCTTGTCAGCCTCAATGAAAAATAACTAGGAAAGTAGAATTCCAGCAGTGCCGTTCAGATACAACACCAATTTCACTACCCCCTGGATCTGGAACTTTTTTAAAATGCAGTTGCCGGTACAAAAGGCAAAGATCTAACGCCACTTCGCGACAACTGTGCTGATCCATACTAACGGCCCCAAAGGAGCCCCAAATCTCCAATGATATAAGCTCAAGTGGCCAAGCCTGTCAAGCTGATCCATCCGACTAGAACGAAATCTCGATCAGCGCAGCACATAACAGGCTGGTTTGGACTCTCTGAGAGACGGAGAGGCAACTCGGTCTCACCTGCGCAGCAAGTGGCCCGGTGGAGGCGAGCTCGTCGCGAAGAAGGTCCCCCGTTGCGATGTGGGGCACGCCGAGGAGGCGCGAGAGGCGGCTCGCGTAGGTGCCCTTGCCCACGCCGGGGCAGCCCAGGAACACCCACTGCACGTttcgctccgccgccgggcgccgcctcATCCTCTCCTCCGCCGCGAACGGGAACCccttcggcgccgccgccgcgggaggcgcctgctccgccgccagcGACCCCatgcgcctcctcgccgccgccgcgccaccggagGCGGCTGCCCGGAGGAGCCTCTGCATGGCCGCCATGGgatcgaggaggcggcgggcggggttTAGGGTTCGGCCGCGTATATTTGTACGCGCGGCGGCGACTGAGATGCGACTTGAGGAAGAGATGGGAGAGACGGGAGAGAGAGGCTTGGAGAAGAAGGGGGGCGAGGTCGCGGCGGGAGACGTGGAACGTGTCTACGCTGAGCCGGTGGGTCGATCGATCGGTCGTCCCACTGACTGGGCGGTCGCGACGATGCGGCTGGCGGATCTGGCGCTGGTGGCCGAAAGCCACAGCCGTCCGCGCTGAAACGTCAGGGCCCACGCGCCAGTGGGCCTTTTGCTTTGCATCTCACGCTGGGGCACGCACGCACACAACACGATGCGGCTGTTGCGCATCATAGCACATCATCAGCCTAAACCCAAAAGCAACCCAGAGCCACCATAAATCTTGTTTAGATTTAAAATTTAAACTTCCAAAagtatcacatcaaatattgcAGCTTGATAATTAAAtatagacaaaataaaaaaaactaatggcACAGTTTGTagtgttttttttattattttaaccTTTTTTGAAAACTATTTTCAAAAGTGGACCGCCGAAAAAACTATTTCTAAATCTGACCCACCCATCACGCGCCAATTGAGTTGGCGCGGAGTATAACTTTAACCACGCCAAAGTCGTTGGAGTTACATTTCTATGGTCAAAATGTGACGTGGACCCTATCCGCGCCAAATTCACTGGCGTGGTGCCCCCCTCCCCGATTAACGGGTCCTGTTCCTAGTGGGCCCGTAGTCCAGTATGATCGGGGCAGGATCATTGGCGCAGACCTGTGAAACCCTAAACTTCGTTGTGTTTGGCGTGGGTCTTGCTTTTCCCCATTACCCGTTGTGTCTTTGGCCCGTGTAGTTTTCCCctttgccggcggcgacgcAATAGTCGGCGGCGAACCAAGATCCGGCGGCGACGACAAAAGTTCCGGCGTTGCTGATCCAAGTCGCGCCGGCGACGCAAGGTGCTGTGGCGGAGGCGaaccaatggcggcggcggcgtaggctTTCCGaggtgcggcggtggaggaggcgaccCAGGTGCGG
This window contains:
- the LOC120691683 gene encoding probable adenylate kinase 1, chloroplastic, which produces MAAMQRLLRAAASGGAAAARRRMGSLAAEQAPPAAAAPKGFPFAAEERMRRRPAAERNVQWVFLGCPGVGKGTYASRLSRLLGVPHIATGDLLRDELASTGPLAAQLAEIVNQGKLVSDEIIINLLSKRLKKGEDKGESGFILDGFPRTVKQAEILDGVTDIDMVVNLKLREDILVEKCLGRRICSQCGKNFNVACIDVKGENGLPAIYMAPLLPPNNCMSKMITRADDTEEVVRNRLRIYNDMSQPVEDFYREQGKLLEFDLPGGIPESWPKLLHVLNLEDQEELKLAAA